The Malus domestica chromosome 06, GDT2T_hap1 genome has a segment encoding these proteins:
- the LOC103443448 gene encoding elongation factor Tu, chloroplastic: protein MAISTAAAAAATSASSKLAYPYASTASPSPTTSSFSIRPSSKLTHLSSSFLNPSTILHLTPASNTRHHRRNFTVKAARGKFERKKPHVNIGTIGHVDHGKTTLTAALTMALASIGNSVSKKYDEIDAAPEERARGITINTATVEYETENRHYAHVDCPGHADYVKNMITGAAQMDGAILVVSGADGPMPQTKEHILLAKQVGVPNMVVFLNKQDQVDDEELLQLVELEVRELLSSYEFPGDDVPIISGSALLALEALMANPTISRGENQWVDKIYELMDSVDDYIPIPQRQTELPFLMAIEDVFSITGRGTVATGRVERGKVKVGDTVDIVGLKDTRNTTVTGVEMFQKILDDAMAGDNVGLLLRGIQKIDIQRGMVLAKPGTITPHTKFEAIVYVLKKEEGGRHSPFFSGYRPQFYMRTTDVTGKVTSIMNDKDEESKMVMPGDRVKIVVELIVPVACEQGMRFAIREGGKTVGAGVIQSIIE, encoded by the coding sequence ATGGCAATTTCCACAGCAGCAGCTGCAGCTGCAACCTCAGCTTCCTCAAAGCTCGCATACCCATATGCCTCCACAGCCTCCCCGTCCCCCACAACCTCTTCTTTCTCCATTAGACCTTCTTCCAAGCTCACCCacctctcctcctccttcctcaaCCCCTccaccatcctccacctcacacCCGCCTCCAACACCCGCCACCACCGCCGCAACTTCACCGTCAAAGCCGCCAGAGGTAAGTTCGAGCGCAAGAAGCCCCATGTCAACATCGGCACAATCGGCCACGTCGACCACGGCAAGACCACCCTCACCGCAGCCCTCACCATGGCCTTGGCCTCCATCGGCAATAGCGTCTCCAAGAAATACGACGAAATCGATGCCGCCCCGGAAGAGCGCGCCCGTGGAATCACCATCAACACCGCCACCGTCGAGTACGAGACCGAGAACCGCCACTACGCCCACGTCGACTGCCCCGGCCACGCCGATTACGTCAAGAACATGATTACCGGCGCCGCCCAGATGGACGGCGCCATTCTCGTCGTCTCTGGCGCCGACGGCCCAATGCCGCAGACCAAAGAGCACATCTTGCTGGCGAAGCAGGTGGGTGTGCCGAACATGGTGGTTTTCCTGAACAAGCAGGACCAGGTGGACGACGAGGAGCTCTTGCAGCTCGTCGAGTTGGAGGTGAGAGAGTTGCTTTCTTCCTATGAATTTCCTGGTGATGATGTGCCTATTATTTCTGGATCTGCACTGCTTGCACTAGAGGCTCTAATGGCGAATCCCACCATTTCGCGAGGCGAAAATCAATGGGTTGATAAGATTTATGAACTTATGGACTCTGTTGATGATTACATTCCGATTCCTCAGAGGCAGACTGAGCTGCCATTTTTGATGGCGATCGAAGATGTGTTTTCGATCACTGGCCGTGGCACTGTCGCCACTGGCCGTGTCGAGAGGGGGAAGGTTAAGGTCGGAGACACCGTCGACATTGTTGGCTTGAAGGACACCAGGAACACAACTGTCACCGGTGTCGAAATGTTTCAGAAAATTCTTGATGATGCCATGGCTGGTGACAATGTGGGGTTGTTGCTTAGGGGTATCCAGAAGATTGATATCCAGAGAGGGATGGTGTTGGCCAAACCCGGGACTATTACCCCGCATACCAAATTCGAGGCGATTGTgtatgtgttgaagaaggaagagggggGAAGGCATTCACCGTTCTTTTCGGGTTACAGGCCGCAGTTTTACATGAGGACTACTGATGTCACCGGGAAGGTGACTTCGATTATGAACGATAAGGATGAGGAGTCGAAGATGGTGATGCCTGGCGATCGCGTTAAGATTGTGGTCGAGCTGATTGTTCCGGTGGCGTGCGAGCAGGGGATGAGGTTTGCCATCAGAGAAGGAGGGAAGACTGTTGGAGCTGGTGTTATTCAATCCATTATTGAGTGA
- the LOC103443449 gene encoding protein DEHYDRATION-INDUCED 19 homolog 5-like produces MDADLWASRVHTAKSFSAVHAARLHYDNHMALEDSEGDDDAKSCFPCPFCYVDIEVPLLCSHLEEEHCFNFKNAVCPLCAANLGKDVIAHFTVHHASSFKHRRKSQKSGLWPGSSAMLGKALLKNGRSYAQESAPDPLLSPFICNISFPDPTGIPEDVCSDIDSPVTCGLKSGEPSPPDEACEKDREERRQRATFVQELIASTIFLDI; encoded by the exons ATGGACGCTGACTTGTGGGCTTCCAGGGTTCATACAGCTAAGAGCTTTTCTGCTGTTCATGCTGCTCGCCTTCACTATG ATAATCATATGGCTTTGGAAGATTCTGAAGGAGATGACGATGCAAAATCTTGTTTTCCATGCCCTTTCTGTTATGTGGATATTGAAGTCCCATTGCTCTGCAGCCACTTGGAGGAAGAACACTGCTTTAACTTTAAAAATGCA GTTTGTCCTTTGTGCGCTGCGAATCTGGGGAAAGATGTAATTGCACATTTTACGGTACATCATGCAAGCTCCTTCAAG CACAGGAGAAAATCTCAAAAATCCGGTTTGTGGCCTGGTAGTTCAGCAATGCTTGGGAAGGCACTGCTGAAAAATGGAAGGTCATATGCACAGGAATCTGCACCTGATCCTCTCCTCTCACCATTTATCTGCAATATATCTTTTCCAGACCCTACAGGTATCCCCGAAGATGTTTGTTCCGATATCGATTCCCCCGTCACTTGCGGCCTAAAAAG CGGCGAGCCATCTCCGCCAGATGAAGCTTGTGAAAAGGATAGAGAAGAGAGGAGGCAGAGGGCGACATTCGTGCAAGAGTTGATTGCATCAACCATATTCTTGGATATATGA